One stretch of Erythrolamprus reginae isolate rEryReg1 chromosome 7, rEryReg1.hap1, whole genome shotgun sequence DNA includes these proteins:
- the ACSL1 gene encoding long-chain-fatty-acid--CoA ligase 1 isoform X2, producing the protein MQPITMQAHELFRHLRMPELDDVRQYVRTLPTNTLMGFGAFAALTTYWYATRPKALKPPCDLAMQSVEIEGGELARRSALIDNDEPFSYYYDDVRTVYEVFQRGLHVSNNGPCLGKRKPNQPYEWISYKEVAEKGECVGSALLNRGLKPSPDQFIGIFSQNRPEWVIIEQGCYTYSMVLVPLYDTLGADAIIFILNKADITVVFCDKAEKAELLLDNTEKGEISALKTIVIMDPFDKDLVARGKKCGVDVISLDEIEASGRAHKHKPVLPQTEDLAIICFTSGTTGCPKGAMITHQNIVSNMSAFVKATEKAVFPTPEDTLISFLPLAHMFERIVECVILCHGARIGFFQGDIRLLMDDLKTLQPTVFPVVPRLLNRMFDKIFHQANTSLKRWILDFASKRKEAELRSGIIRNNSLWDKMIFHKVQANLGGNVKLMITGAAPVSANVLTFLRAALGCQFYEGYGQTECTAGCTLTIPGDWTAGHVGAPMPCNIIKLVDVEEMNYFAAKGEGEVCVKGANVFKGYLKDPEKTAEVFDKDGWVHTGDIGKWLPNGTLKIIDRKKHIFKLAQGEYIAPEKIENVYMRSEPVAQVFVHGESLQAFLIGIVVPDPDILAIWAKKKGLGGSYEELCKSKDLKKFILEDMLKTGKEFGLKSFEQIKNIALHSEMFTIENGLLTPTLKAKRPELRKYFSSQIEELYANVHM; encoded by the exons ATGCAGCCGATCACAATGCAGGCCCATGAATTGTTTCGGCATCTGCGAATGCCAGAACTCGACGATGTACGGCAGTATGTACGTACTCTTCCGACGAACACACTGAtgggttttggtgcttttgcagccctgaCAACTTACTGGTATGCCACAAGACCTAAAGCTCTGAAACCACCATGTGACTTAGCTATGCAGTCTGTAGAAATAGAG GGTGGAGAGCTTGCCAGACGCTCTGCACTCATTGATAATGATGAGCCATTTTCTTACTATTATGATGATGTGAGAACAGTTTATGAAGTCTTCCAGAGAGGCCTGCATGTGTCAA ACAATGGACCCTGTTTGGGAAAAAGGAAACCAAATCAGCCATATGAATGGATTTCTTACAAGGAG GTTGCAGAAAAAGGAGAATGTGTTGGTTCAGCCCTTCTTAATAGAGGCCTCAAACCATCCCCTGACCAGTTCATAGGAATCTTCTCCCAGAACAGACCTGAG TGGGTTATCATTGAACAAGGATGTTATACTTACTCGATGGTGCTTGTGCCACTCTATGATACCCTTGGAGCAGATGctatcatttttattttgaataaag ctgATATAACAGTCGTCTTCTGTGACAAAGCAGAGAAAGCTGAACTACTTCTGGATAACACTGAGAAAGGAGAAATATCAGCCCTTAAAACAATTGTGATAATGGACCCTTTTGACAAAGACCTTGTAGCCCgcggaaaaaaatgtggtgtagATGTCATCAGCCTCGACGAAATTGAG GCATCAGGAAGAGCCCACAAACACAAACCTGTT cttCCACAAACAGAAGATCTAGCCATAATCTGTTTCACCAGTGGAACTACAG GATGTCCTAAGGGAGCCATGATTACTCATCAAAATATAGTGAGCAATATGTCTGCATTTGTGAAAGCAACAGAG AAAGCAGTTTTTCCTACTCCTGAAGACACCTTAATCTCCTTCTTACCCCTGGCTCATATGTTTGAAAGAATTGTTGAG tgTGTCATTCTTTGCCATGGGGCTCGGATTGGATTTTTCCAAGGAGACATCAGGCTACTCATGGATGACTTAAAAACTTTGCAGCCTACAGTGTTCCCCGTAGTTCCAAGATTGTTGAACAGAATGTTTGATAAA ATCTTTCATCAAGCAAACACTTCATTGAAGCGGTGGATATTGGATTTTGCTTCCAAGAGGAAAGAGGCAGAACTTAGAAGTGGCATTATTAGAAATAACAGCCTATGGGATAAAATGATTTTTCACAAAGTACAG GCAAATCTGGGAGGAAATGTCAAACTAATGATTACAGGAGCAGCTCCTGTTTCTGCAAATGTATTGACCTTCCTAAGAGCAGCTCTTGGTTGTCAG TTTTATGAAGGCTATGGACAAACAGAATGCACAGCTGGATGCACTCTAACAATACCTGGTGACTGGACTGCTG GTCACGTTGGTGCCCCAATGCCTTGCAATATCATAAAGCTGGTTGACGTAGAAGAAATGAATTATTTTGCTGCCAAAGGAGAGGGTGAG GTTTGTGTAAAAGGAGCAAATGTGTTTAAAGGCTATCTGAAAGATCCTGAAAAAACAGCAGAGGTTTTTGACAAAGATGGCTGGGTACATACTGGAGATATTGGGAAGTGGTTACCG AATGGTACCCTGAAAATAATTGACAGAAAAAAACACATATTCAAACTTGCACAAGGAGAATATATAGCACCAGAAAAAATAGAGAATGTATATATGAGGAGTGAGCCTGTTGCTCAGGTGTTTGTCCATGGTGAAAGTTTGCAG GCTTTCCTAATAGGAATTGTGGTACCAGATCCAGACATATTGGCCATCTGGGCTAAGAAGAAAGGACTGGGAGGCTCTTATGAAGAACTctgcaaaagcaaa gatttaaaaaaattcattctgGAAGATATGTTGAAGACAGGAAAGGAGTTTGGCTTGAAGTCATTTGAACAG ATCAAAAACATCGCCCTTCATTCTGAAATGTTCACTATTGAGAATGGCCTGCTAACACCAACCTTAAAGGCAAAGAGACCTGAGCTACGTAAATATTTCAGCTCTCAAATAGAAGAACTTTATGCTAATGTCCACATGTAA
- the ACSL1 gene encoding long-chain-fatty-acid--CoA ligase 1 isoform X1 yields MQPITMQAHELFRHLRMPELDDVRQYVRTLPTNTLMGFGAFAALTTYWYATRPKALKPPCDLAMQSVEIEGGELARRSALIDNDEPFSYYYDDVRTVYEVFQRGLHVSNNGPCLGKRKPNQPYEWISYKEVAEKGECVGSALLNRGLKPSPDQFIGIFSQNRPEWVIIEQGCYTYSMVLVPLYDTLGADAIIFILNKADITVVFCDKAEKAELLLDNTEKGEISALKTIVIMDPFDKDLVARGKKCGVDVISLDEIEASGRAHKHKPVLPQTEDLAIICFTSGTTGCPKGAMITHQNIVSNMSAFVKATETGYMTSPSDTHISFLPLAHMFERIVQCVILCHGARIGFFQGDIRLLMDDLKTLQPTVFPVVPRLLNRMFDKIFHQANTSLKRWILDFASKRKEAELRSGIIRNNSLWDKMIFHKVQANLGGNVKLMITGAAPVSANVLTFLRAALGCQFYEGYGQTECTAGCTLTIPGDWTAGHVGAPMPCNIIKLVDVEEMNYFAAKGEGEVCVKGANVFKGYLKDPEKTAEVFDKDGWVHTGDIGKWLPNGTLKIIDRKKHIFKLAQGEYIAPEKIENVYMRSEPVAQVFVHGESLQAFLIGIVVPDPDILAIWAKKKGLGGSYEELCKSKDLKKFILEDMLKTGKEFGLKSFEQIKNIALHSEMFTIENGLLTPTLKAKRPELRKYFSSQIEELYANVHM; encoded by the exons ATGCAGCCGATCACAATGCAGGCCCATGAATTGTTTCGGCATCTGCGAATGCCAGAACTCGACGATGTACGGCAGTATGTACGTACTCTTCCGACGAACACACTGAtgggttttggtgcttttgcagccctgaCAACTTACTGGTATGCCACAAGACCTAAAGCTCTGAAACCACCATGTGACTTAGCTATGCAGTCTGTAGAAATAGAG GGTGGAGAGCTTGCCAGACGCTCTGCACTCATTGATAATGATGAGCCATTTTCTTACTATTATGATGATGTGAGAACAGTTTATGAAGTCTTCCAGAGAGGCCTGCATGTGTCAA ACAATGGACCCTGTTTGGGAAAAAGGAAACCAAATCAGCCATATGAATGGATTTCTTACAAGGAG GTTGCAGAAAAAGGAGAATGTGTTGGTTCAGCCCTTCTTAATAGAGGCCTCAAACCATCCCCTGACCAGTTCATAGGAATCTTCTCCCAGAACAGACCTGAG TGGGTTATCATTGAACAAGGATGTTATACTTACTCGATGGTGCTTGTGCCACTCTATGATACCCTTGGAGCAGATGctatcatttttattttgaataaag ctgATATAACAGTCGTCTTCTGTGACAAAGCAGAGAAAGCTGAACTACTTCTGGATAACACTGAGAAAGGAGAAATATCAGCCCTTAAAACAATTGTGATAATGGACCCTTTTGACAAAGACCTTGTAGCCCgcggaaaaaaatgtggtgtagATGTCATCAGCCTCGACGAAATTGAG GCATCAGGAAGAGCCCACAAACACAAACCTGTT cttCCACAAACAGAAGATCTAGCCATAATCTGTTTCACCAGTGGAACTACAG GATGTCCTAAGGGAGCCATGATTACTCATCAAAATATAGTGAGCAATATGTCTGCATTTGTGAAAGCAACAGAG ACAGGATATATGACAAGCCCAAGTGACACACATATTTCCTTTCTGCCTCTTGCACATATGTTTGAAAGAATAGTCCAG tgTGTCATTCTTTGCCATGGGGCTCGGATTGGATTTTTCCAAGGAGACATCAGGCTACTCATGGATGACTTAAAAACTTTGCAGCCTACAGTGTTCCCCGTAGTTCCAAGATTGTTGAACAGAATGTTTGATAAA ATCTTTCATCAAGCAAACACTTCATTGAAGCGGTGGATATTGGATTTTGCTTCCAAGAGGAAAGAGGCAGAACTTAGAAGTGGCATTATTAGAAATAACAGCCTATGGGATAAAATGATTTTTCACAAAGTACAG GCAAATCTGGGAGGAAATGTCAAACTAATGATTACAGGAGCAGCTCCTGTTTCTGCAAATGTATTGACCTTCCTAAGAGCAGCTCTTGGTTGTCAG TTTTATGAAGGCTATGGACAAACAGAATGCACAGCTGGATGCACTCTAACAATACCTGGTGACTGGACTGCTG GTCACGTTGGTGCCCCAATGCCTTGCAATATCATAAAGCTGGTTGACGTAGAAGAAATGAATTATTTTGCTGCCAAAGGAGAGGGTGAG GTTTGTGTAAAAGGAGCAAATGTGTTTAAAGGCTATCTGAAAGATCCTGAAAAAACAGCAGAGGTTTTTGACAAAGATGGCTGGGTACATACTGGAGATATTGGGAAGTGGTTACCG AATGGTACCCTGAAAATAATTGACAGAAAAAAACACATATTCAAACTTGCACAAGGAGAATATATAGCACCAGAAAAAATAGAGAATGTATATATGAGGAGTGAGCCTGTTGCTCAGGTGTTTGTCCATGGTGAAAGTTTGCAG GCTTTCCTAATAGGAATTGTGGTACCAGATCCAGACATATTGGCCATCTGGGCTAAGAAGAAAGGACTGGGAGGCTCTTATGAAGAACTctgcaaaagcaaa gatttaaaaaaattcattctgGAAGATATGTTGAAGACAGGAAAGGAGTTTGGCTTGAAGTCATTTGAACAG ATCAAAAACATCGCCCTTCATTCTGAAATGTTCACTATTGAGAATGGCCTGCTAACACCAACCTTAAAGGCAAAGAGACCTGAGCTACGTAAATATTTCAGCTCTCAAATAGAAGAACTTTATGCTAATGTCCACATGTAA